The DNA sequence AAGCGCACCGTATTGCGGGTTTTCCGCAGTCGGGTTCCATTGTGAAGAAGTTAGGAACTCACTTAAGCCGACATCCCCATTAATAAAGGTCTGTATTCCTTTGGCAGTAAGGAAGGCTGTGATGGATAAAGTGGAAATAATAATGATGATTGCTGCAGTCATGACGAGGAGTCTGCCGCGGAATTCACTCCCCAATCTGCGCTGTTTTTTCAATAGTCTAGTTTTTGCTGTTGATTGTGCAGCTTCCATGAAGGTCACTCCCATAAGATTCATTGGAGCAAACTTCTTCCAGTTTGCTCCAATGAGTTGCATTTATTATTTCTTGATTTCAGTCTGCTTGCCTTCAGCGTCTCTTTCAACTTCCATTTTGTTAGCTGGAATGTATCCTTGTTCTTTCATCAATCCGCTTTGAATTTCGTCAGACATCATGAAATCAAGGAATTCCTTTGCCAATCCTTCAGGCTCGCCCTTTGTGTATGAATGCTGATAAGCCCAGATTGGGAACTTGCCGTTTTGGACATTTTCATCTTTTGGCTCAACATCATCAACGCTCAATGCTTTTACTGTATCATCAGTCAAATACGAGAATGCAAGATAACCGATCGCACCATCTGTTTCAGAAATGATTTTCTTAACTGTGTTAGAAGAATCCTCTGTAACACCTTCTGCTGGTGTTTCGCCATCAAGACCATATTTTACGAAAGTTGCACGTGTTCCAGATGAGTCAGGACGGTTAACAAGAACGATTTTTTGATCTTTGCCGCCAAGCTCTTTCCAGTTTTTAATTTTGCCTGTGAATACTTTTTTCAAGTCTTCTTTAGAAATATTGTCCAAGCCTGCTTCCGGGTGTACTACTGGAGCCATACCGACAACTGCAACTTTGTGATCTTTAAGCTCATCAGCCGGAATGCCTTCCTTTTCTTCAGCGAAAACATCAGAGTTTCCAATTGCTACTGTTCCTTCAGAAACTTCACTCAAACCTGTTCCAGAACCACCAGCATTTACTTGAATATCAGCGTCAGGATTTTTCGCTTTGAATTCTTCAGCTGCTGCTGCTACAAGTGGCTGCATTGCACTTGATCCAGAAATTGCAAGGGATTTGGATTCACCTTTTGTTTCTTCCTTGCTGTCAGAACCTCCACCATTGTTCTTTTCTGACGCTCCGGAATCTTTTGAATTGCCACAAGCAGCTAGCATGCCAACTGTTGCAATCAGACAGATGATCAGTATGTACCATTTTGTTTTTCTCATTTTTATAGCCCCCTATTTTCTAATGAGTTCCTCTTACAACTCTTATATTAAGACTTCACTGTTAAGCTTGTATAAGCCGACTGTAAAGTAATTGTAAATCACAAAAAACGCAAAAAAAACATGTGAGCTGCCATAAGCTTCTCACATGTTTTTAAAATTATTGTTCCACTACAGATTCTTCTTCATTATTCTTCTTTTTCTTATCAAAATAAGCATCCAGAATGCCTTCGCCTATTTCATAGTTGACGTGTGAACCGGAGTTCTTTGGCATGTTCGGTACAAGTAAAGCAAATGAAACTTCCGGATCATCAAACGGCGCATAGCCTATGAGAGACAGATTTTCTGTTTCCGCAAGCATTTTGCCATCTTCATAAACCTCATTCTGAGCTGTACCCGTTTTACCTGCCGGGTTATAACTCTTATTGGCAAAGGTGCCGCTTGCTGTTCCATTTGAAGCCTGGTATGCCGCTTTGAATCCGCCTTGAACATCCTTGATATACTGTTCATCCATTTGAATTCGATTCAAGACTTGTGTATCAACTGTTTTGAAGAGCGGGCTTTCTTCTGAATTCTCTTCAGAAGGTTCGCGCACCTCTTTTAGGAGATGAGGTTTCACCCGGTAGCCATCATTTGCAATTGTAGACACATATTGTGCCAACTGCATTGTTGTAAATGTATCATACTGTCCAATAGCAAAGTCCATTAGGAGACCGGCTGTTTTCTTCGTTCCCTTGTATCCTGTACTTTCATAAGGGAAATCAATTCCTGTATTTGTTCCAAGACCGAACTGACTGAAGTAGTTGCGCATTTCCTGGAATGCTTCCGGATTGAATTTCGCAGATCGTCCTGTCGGATTCCCATACTCTCCACCCATCCGAAGCGCTACATAGAACATATAAACGTTCGAAGATTGCGCCAGAGCCGTGTGGTAATTAATTGAGCCCATGTTTTTCCAAGAGCTTTTTGATGGAGTTCCAGCGATCTTAATAGGCGCATCATAGAAGTATTGGCTAGGTGATGTTACACCTGACTGGAAACCGGCAAGTACGGTAGCACCTTTGACAATCGAGCCTGGACGATTCGCATCATATAAAGCTTTATATGATGCATTTTCGAACTCACCTTTTTTGCGGTCGTAATGCTGCCCTGAGATAGCGAGGACTTCACCGGTTTTCGGTTTCATAACGACAGCGGTGACATCATTCATGTATGGTGCTCCACCGAGAACATGACTCATTTTTTCACGAACAACTTTATCGACCTTCTTCTGCAGATCCATGTCAATGGAAAGAATCAGATCCTTCCCGCGCTCACCCGGCACAATCGTCTCTGAATCAATAATCGCACCAGACTTGCTCGTCGTATACTGGATTTGTTCTTTTCTGCCACGCAGAAGACCTTCATATTGCTCTTCAAGACCTGTTTTGCCTACGCGGTCATTGCGACTGTACCCTCTTGTAAGGTAATATGCCGCTTTTTCCGCTGGAATTCCCTGATCTTGAGTCGTAATTGTTCCTAGCATGCTTTTGAACGTATCTTTGTTCGGATAGACGCGATCCCAGTCCGTAGTCGCATTAACTCCTGGCAATTCAGAAAGATGTTCGGCTACCTGTGCATACTCTTCCGGTGTTACATTTTCATTTTTGACGATTTGCTGGGAGAGTGCATAGCCTTTGTCCATCTCTTTTTTGATAGCCATAACTTTAAGCTCTTTGTCAGTAAAGCCGGAAATCTCTTCCTCAGTAATGCGATCAAGCGTTTTATTGTACAAATCTGCATTGCTCAAATCTTTAGATTCAGCCTGGCTAATTCGCTTGTCGGCTTCGTCACGGTGCTTCAAGTACCAGTATTCTTTCTTGTTTCGCTCTGTCAGTCCTTCAATTGCTTTCTTGTCCATAGAGATATATTTCGCAA is a window from the Aciduricibacillus chroicocephali genome containing:
- a CDS encoding phosphate ABC transporter substrate-binding protein, with the translated sequence MRKTKWYILIICLIATVGMLAACGNSKDSGASEKNNGGGSDSKEETKGESKSLAISGSSAMQPLVAAAAEEFKAKNPDADIQVNAGGSGTGLSEVSEGTVAIGNSDVFAEEKEGIPADELKDHKVAVVGMAPVVHPEAGLDNISKEDLKKVFTGKIKNWKELGGKDQKIVLVNRPDSSGTRATFVKYGLDGETPAEGVTEDSSNTVKKIISETDGAIGYLAFSYLTDDTVKALSVDDVEPKDENVQNGKFPIWAYQHSYTKGEPEGLAKEFLDFMMSDEIQSGLMKEQGYIPANKMEVERDAEGKQTEIKK
- a CDS encoding peptidoglycan D,D-transpeptidase FtsI family protein, whose amino-acid sequence is MEKKKKRPQLPFRLNLVFVVVFLLFSVLIVQLGVVQILKGQEYQDEIDRTVQETTAIPVPRGKIFDRNHKVVVDNKALYSITYTPPKGVQAEDKLEVAEKLAKYISMDKKAIEGLTERNKKEYWYLKHRDEADKRISQAESKDLSNADLYNKTLDRITEEEISGFTDKELKVMAIKKEMDKGYALSQQIVKNENVTPEEYAQVAEHLSELPGVNATTDWDRVYPNKDTFKSMLGTITTQDQGIPAEKAAYYLTRGYSRNDRVGKTGLEEQYEGLLRGRKEQIQYTTSKSGAIIDSETIVPGERGKDLILSIDMDLQKKVDKVVREKMSHVLGGAPYMNDVTAVVMKPKTGEVLAISGQHYDRKKGEFENASYKALYDANRPGSIVKGATVLAGFQSGVTSPSQYFYDAPIKIAGTPSKSSWKNMGSINYHTALAQSSNVYMFYVALRMGGEYGNPTGRSAKFNPEAFQEMRNYFSQFGLGTNTGIDFPYESTGYKGTKKTAGLLMDFAIGQYDTFTTMQLAQYVSTIANDGYRVKPHLLKEVREPSEENSEESPLFKTVDTQVLNRIQMDEQYIKDVQGGFKAAYQASNGTASGTFANKSYNPAGKTGTAQNEVYEDGKMLAETENLSLIGYAPFDDPEVSFALLVPNMPKNSGSHVNYEIGEGILDAYFDKKKKNNEEESVVEQ